One Microvirga thermotolerans DNA window includes the following coding sequences:
- a CDS encoding alpha/beta hydrolase, with product MTTTTLNPGIGRSTLPFIDPFHPERPLEVNFYRPASHGPDDPVVIVQHGMLRNGDEYRDFWIPAAERHRILIAAPTFSDGRFPKAESYNNGLVLGEDGAVRPFENWLYAVPGRVFAALRKGGVTRRSKARLFGHSAGGQFAHRLLATQDHEPYEAVIAANPGWYTLPTLQRAFPEGLGGVGLDEAALARWFAYPMHIFAGDRDISVSDPNLPAQDEALRQGPHRYARAHYVYDFARQEAERRGLPFRWQLVRVEGVGHDGAAMSRAAAAFWFEGRVPPADELVSEQAAAL from the coding sequence ATGACGACGACAACGCTCAATCCCGGGATCGGCCGCAGCACGCTTCCCTTCATCGATCCGTTCCATCCCGAGCGGCCGCTCGAGGTGAATTTCTACCGACCCGCCTCGCACGGCCCGGACGATCCGGTGGTGATCGTCCAGCACGGCATGCTCCGCAACGGGGACGAGTATCGGGACTTCTGGATTCCCGCTGCGGAAAGGCACCGGATCCTGATCGCCGCGCCGACTTTCTCCGACGGGCGCTTTCCGAAGGCGGAGAGCTACAACAACGGCCTGGTCCTCGGGGAGGACGGCGCCGTGCGCCCCTTCGAGAACTGGCTCTACGCCGTGCCGGGCCGGGTTTTCGCGGCCCTGCGGAAGGGCGGCGTGACGCGCCGCTCCAAGGCGCGCCTCTTCGGTCATTCCGCGGGCGGGCAGTTCGCGCACCGCCTGCTCGCGACCCAGGATCATGAGCCGTACGAGGCGGTCATCGCCGCCAATCCCGGCTGGTACACCCTGCCGACGCTGCAGCGCGCCTTCCCCGAGGGGCTCGGCGGGGTCGGCCTCGACGAGGCGGCGCTGGCCCGCTGGTTCGCCTACCCGATGCATATCTTCGCGGGCGACCGGGACATCAGCGTGAGCGATCCGAACCTGCCTGCGCAGGACGAGGCCCTGAGGCAGGGACCGCACCGCTACGCCCGCGCCCATTACGTCTACGACTTCGCCCGGCAGGAGGCCGAGCGCCGCGGGCTTCCCTTCCGCTGGCAGCTGGTCCGCGTCGAGGGCGTGGGGCACGACGGCGCGGCGATGTCGCGGGCCGCGGCGGCCTTCTGGTTCGAGGGCCGCGTTCCGCCCGCCGACGAGCTGGTGTCCGAGCAGGCCGCGGCCCTGTGA
- a CDS encoding M20 family metallopeptidase, which translates to MNVRNEIWQHVDAAKDRLIDLSDRVWGMPEVCYTEVRSATEHAAELRHQGFRVTEGVAGIPTAVIGEAGEGGPVIAFLGEFDALPGLSQEAGVAEHRPVEPGGHGHGCGHNLLGAGAMLAAVALKNWLAEKGIPGRVRYYGCPAEEGGAAKAFMVRAGAFDDADIAISWHPYSFWEVAPALSLANTRADFTFTGRAAHAAASPHLGRSALDAVELMNVGVNYMREHMPSDARVHYALLDTGGIAPNVVQARARVRYSIRAMDLPGMLELVERVHRIAQGAALMTETSVEMRIVSAVSNTLGNRPLEQALHNAMEELGPPPFDEADRDFARRIRATLSEQEIASVYRAVGQPRTDAPLADFLVPLDAPRKPMIGSTDLGDVSWVVPTVQAHAPTVAIGTPFHTWQVVAQGKAPAAHKAMVHVAKAMAATGMAAIIDPGLVAAAKADLAGQTRDTPYVSPLRNGVEPPLDMSIN; encoded by the coding sequence ATGAACGTTCGGAATGAGATCTGGCAGCACGTCGACGCCGCGAAGGACCGGCTCATCGACCTGAGCGACCGGGTCTGGGGCATGCCCGAGGTCTGCTACACCGAGGTGCGCTCGGCGACGGAGCACGCTGCGGAACTGCGCCACCAGGGATTTCGCGTCACGGAGGGCGTTGCCGGCATTCCGACCGCCGTCATCGGCGAGGCGGGGGAGGGCGGTCCGGTCATCGCCTTTCTCGGCGAGTTCGACGCGCTGCCCGGCCTGAGCCAGGAGGCGGGCGTCGCCGAGCACCGGCCGGTGGAGCCCGGCGGGCACGGGCATGGCTGCGGCCACAACCTGCTCGGGGCGGGCGCCATGCTGGCGGCCGTCGCCCTGAAGAACTGGCTGGCGGAGAAGGGTATCCCCGGCCGCGTCCGCTACTACGGCTGCCCCGCGGAAGAGGGGGGAGCGGCCAAGGCCTTCATGGTGCGGGCCGGGGCCTTCGACGATGCCGACATCGCCATTTCCTGGCATCCCTACAGCTTCTGGGAGGTCGCGCCCGCCCTGTCCCTCGCCAACACGCGTGCCGACTTCACCTTCACCGGACGCGCGGCCCACGCGGCCGCCTCGCCCCATCTCGGGCGCAGCGCCCTGGATGCCGTCGAGCTCATGAATGTCGGCGTCAACTACATGCGCGAGCACATGCCCTCCGACGCCCGCGTGCACTATGCTCTCCTCGACACCGGCGGCATCGCGCCCAACGTGGTGCAGGCCCGCGCCCGCGTCCGCTATTCCATCCGCGCGATGGATCTGCCCGGCATGCTCGAGCTGGTGGAGCGCGTGCACAGGATCGCGCAGGGCGCGGCCCTCATGACCGAGACGAGCGTCGAGATGCGCATCGTCAGCGCCGTATCGAACACCCTCGGCAACAGGCCGCTGGAGCAGGCCCTGCACAATGCCATGGAAGAGCTCGGCCCGCCGCCCTTCGACGAGGCCGACCGCGACTTCGCCCGCCGGATCCGCGCGACCCTCTCCGAGCAGGAGATCGCATCCGTCTACCGGGCCGTCGGCCAGCCGCGGACCGATGCGCCGCTCGCGGACTTCCTCGTGCCCCTCGACGCTCCGCGCAAGCCGATGATCGGCTCCACCGACCTCGGCGACGTGAGCTGGGTGGTGCCGACGGTGCAGGCGCACGCGCCCACGGTGGCCATCGGTACGCCGTTCCACACCTGGCAGGTCGTCGCCCAGGGCAAGGCGCCGGCGGCGCACAAGGCCATGGTCCACGTCGCCAAGGCCATGGCCGCGACGGGCATGGCAGCGATCATCGATCCGGGCCTCGTGGCCGCCGCGAAGGCCGACCTCGCCGGACAGACCCGCGACACGCCCTACGTGAGCCCACTGAGGAACGGCGTCGAGCCGCCGCTCGACATGTCGATCAACTGA
- a CDS encoding DUF6455 family protein: protein MTSKENGKAARRPRTWPLTARVERQAALFGEMMERIGANPGAAARERFAGGFAAACRRCLLCRNATECRHWLDEGGAGHAPDFCPNAAFLDRVSRTQADVHRA, encoded by the coding sequence ATGACATCGAAGGAAAACGGGAAAGCCGCGCGTCGTCCGCGAACGTGGCCGCTCACGGCGAGGGTGGAGCGCCAGGCCGCCCTCTTCGGAGAGATGATGGAACGGATCGGAGCGAATCCGGGAGCGGCCGCGCGGGAGCGGTTCGCGGGCGGCTTCGCGGCTGCGTGCCGGCGCTGCCTCCTCTGCCGGAACGCGACGGAATGCAGGCACTGGCTTGACGAGGGCGGTGCGGGCCATGCGCCCGACTTCTGCCCGAACGCTGCCTTCCTCGACCGCGTCAGCCGGACACAGGCGGATGTCCACCGGGCCTGA
- a CDS encoding ABC transporter ATP-binding protein has product MTAPFFELRGVKKHFRGKSTVAQRLLAAVGQAPPPPVLRAVDGVDLTVARGEVLGLVGESGCGKSTLARIATGILKPTEGDVVYDGRPVARLKGKERLDYLLKVQMVFQDPYASLDPRMQVHRIVGEALRVHRLLPKGEIDAAVDKALTEVGLDLAYRNRYPHQFSGGQRQRIGIARALAVKPDFLVCDEPVSALDVSIQAQVINLFMDVRERHGLTYLFVSHDLGLVRHISDRVAIMYLGRIVEVGPASAVFAAPAHPYSAALIAASPSAARRKRAFQPLKGELPSPLAPPKGCPFHPRCDRAMSICREVRPALKEIAPGRSAACHLHTSETA; this is encoded by the coding sequence ATGACCGCGCCTTTCTTCGAACTGCGGGGGGTGAAGAAGCACTTCCGCGGCAAGTCGACCGTCGCACAGCGCCTCCTCGCCGCCGTCGGCCAGGCGCCGCCTCCGCCCGTCCTGCGGGCGGTCGACGGCGTGGACCTCACCGTCGCCCGCGGCGAGGTGTTGGGTCTCGTCGGCGAATCCGGCTGCGGCAAGTCGACCCTCGCGCGCATCGCTACCGGCATCCTCAAGCCGACCGAGGGCGATGTCGTCTACGACGGGCGGCCGGTTGCACGGCTGAAGGGGAAGGAGCGGCTGGACTATCTGCTCAAGGTGCAGATGGTGTTCCAGGATCCCTATGCCTCCCTCGATCCGCGCATGCAGGTGCACCGCATCGTCGGCGAGGCGCTGCGCGTCCACCGCCTCCTGCCGAAGGGCGAGATCGATGCGGCGGTGGACAAGGCGCTGACCGAGGTCGGCCTCGATCTCGCCTACCGGAACCGGTATCCGCATCAGTTCTCCGGCGGCCAGCGCCAGCGCATCGGCATTGCCCGCGCGCTGGCCGTGAAGCCCGATTTCCTGGTCTGCGACGAGCCGGTCTCGGCGCTCGACGTGTCGATCCAGGCGCAGGTCATCAACCTGTTCATGGATGTGCGGGAAAGGCACGGGCTGACCTATCTCTTCGTCAGCCACGACCTCGGCCTCGTCCGGCACATCAGCGACCGCGTCGCCATCATGTATCTCGGGCGGATCGTCGAGGTCGGCCCCGCCTCCGCCGTCTTCGCCGCGCCGGCGCATCCCTACAGCGCGGCGCTGATCGCGGCGAGCCCGTCGGCCGCGCGGCGCAAGCGCGCGTTCCAGCCGCTGAAGGGCGAGCTGCCGTCGCCTCTGGCGCCTCCGAAAGGGTGCCCGTTCCACCCCCGCTGCGACCGCGCCATGTCGATCTGCCGCGAGGTCCGCCCGGCCCTCAAGGAGATCGCTCCCGGCCGCAGTGCCGCCTGCCATCTGCACACTTCGGAAACCGCATGA